The Pseudomonadota bacterium genome includes a region encoding these proteins:
- a CDS encoding patatin-like phospholipase family protein, translated as MQNTPQFRNLVFEGGGIKGIATIGAMQILAQRGHLDHITRVAGTSAGAINALIYALGFTIHEQREILQSTDFRDFMDDSFGIIRDIRRLAYHFGWHKGDFFRDWVGKLIEDKLGDKNATFTDLQAKDGAPDLYVVGTNLSTGYAEVFSHERHADMPLVEALRISMSIPLFFQAVRHGPRDEVYVDGGVQLNYPVKLFDRMKYIEPEEHCACRHPGYYNRENARFLLTHPGHSPYVYNCQTLGLRLDTQEQIALYRYNEPIKGKPIKRFHHYARALLTAIQNAQEKQHLHSDDWQRTVYINTLDVGTTDFDLSDDKKKALVEQGIQGAETYFQWFEDRQETPVNRLPPDS; from the coding sequence GTGCAGAACACGCCACAATTCAGAAACTTAGTGTTTGAGGGCGGCGGCATAAAAGGCATCGCCACCATCGGCGCCATGCAAATCCTCGCCCAACGGGGCCACCTGGACCACATCACCCGAGTAGCCGGCACCAGCGCCGGCGCCATCAACGCCCTGATCTACGCCCTAGGGTTCACCATCCATGAACAACGCGAAATCCTCCAATCCACCGACTTCCGCGATTTCATGGACGACAGCTTCGGCATCATCCGCGACATACGCCGCCTGGCCTACCACTTCGGCTGGCACAAGGGCGACTTCTTCCGCGACTGGGTCGGCAAACTCATCGAGGACAAACTGGGCGACAAAAACGCCACCTTCACTGACCTACAGGCCAAAGATGGCGCGCCGGACCTGTACGTCGTCGGCACCAACCTGTCGACCGGCTACGCCGAAGTCTTCTCGCACGAACGCCACGCCGACATGCCGCTGGTCGAAGCGCTCAGAATCAGCATGTCCATCCCGCTGTTCTTCCAAGCGGTGCGCCACGGCCCGCGCGACGAGGTCTACGTCGACGGCGGCGTGCAGCTCAATTACCCGGTCAAACTCTTCGACCGCATGAAATACATCGAGCCCGAAGAACACTGCGCCTGCCGCCATCCGGGCTACTACAACCGAGAAAACGCGCGCTTCCTGCTGACCCACCCCGGCCACAGCCCCTACGTCTACAACTGCCAGACCCTGGGGCTACGCCTGGACACGCAGGAACAGATCGCCCTGTACCGCTACAACGAGCCAATCAAGGGCAAACCGATCAAGCGCTTCCACCACTACGCCCGCGCCCTGCTGACCGCCATCCAGAATGCGCAGGAGAAACAACACCTGCACTCCGACGACTGGCAGCGCACCGTCTACATCAACACCCTCGACGTCGGCACCACCGACTTCGACCTGAGCGACGATAAAAAGAAAGCCTTGGTCGAACAGGGAATCCAGGGCGCGGAAACGTATTTCCAATGGTTCGAGGACCGGCAAGAGACTCCGGTCAACCGCCTACCGCCTGACTCTTGA
- a CDS encoding ABC transporter ATP-binding protein: MLAGSLAEIVTIGAVVPFISLMARPEMAADYPLLQGIFSALGWKNAESIVLPMAIAFVCVVLVATGIRLLLIYASNKLIFAIGHDIGVKLYRVILHQPYSYHISQNTSDVIGNVNKVQILLGAFLRPAMEGVIAVILSIAILAALLIVDASTALVAGVLFAAIYFGVIRLFRARLKRNSKIIAQTQSTRIRSVQEGLGGIRDVILDANQPHYAGEFARFDQQFRHAQAANAFLGQAPRFVVEAIGVALIVGLAYALSLQSGGLIAALPTLAALALGAQRLLPLVQKIYLAWAQYTGNFNVFEDVLAALNLPTRIPAGTPSASIPLEQEITLEGLHFRYTPTEPEVLADINLSIPKGSRVGIVGKTGSGKSTLMDILMGLLEPTSGKIKIDGKAIDQKNRTAWQAHISHVPQHIYLSDATIAENIALGIAPNAIDHDRVRRAARQAQIADFIETHRQGYETRVGERGIQLSGGQRQRIGIARALYKEADVLVFDEASSALDTQTETAVMDAIALLDSELTVFIIAHRVETLRECDLIIRMEQGRLVAAGTYGEVLGDYPEFDLCNSS, translated from the coding sequence ATGCTCGCCGGCTCCTTGGCCGAGATCGTGACGATCGGTGCGGTGGTGCCCTTCATTTCCCTGATGGCGCGCCCCGAAATGGCGGCCGACTACCCGCTGTTGCAGGGCATTTTCTCCGCCCTGGGCTGGAAGAACGCGGAGTCAATCGTCCTGCCGATGGCCATTGCCTTCGTCTGCGTGGTCTTGGTGGCAACCGGCATCCGCTTGCTGCTGATCTACGCCAGCAACAAGTTGATTTTCGCAATTGGACACGACATAGGCGTCAAACTCTACAGAGTAATTCTGCACCAGCCCTACTCCTATCACATATCGCAGAACACCAGCGATGTCATCGGCAACGTCAACAAGGTGCAAATCCTGCTGGGCGCGTTCCTGCGGCCGGCGATGGAAGGCGTCATCGCTGTTATCCTCAGTATTGCGATACTGGCGGCACTCCTGATCGTGGATGCTTCCACCGCGCTTGTTGCGGGAGTGCTGTTTGCAGCAATCTACTTCGGAGTGATTCGCCTATTCCGCGCAAGGCTCAAGCGCAACAGCAAGATCATCGCCCAAACCCAGAGCACGCGCATCCGCTCCGTACAGGAAGGCCTGGGCGGTATTCGCGATGTCATCCTGGACGCCAACCAGCCCCACTATGCCGGCGAGTTCGCCCGATTCGACCAGCAGTTCCGCCATGCCCAGGCCGCCAATGCCTTCCTGGGCCAGGCGCCCCGATTCGTTGTCGAAGCCATCGGCGTTGCGCTGATCGTCGGGCTCGCCTATGCACTTTCCCTGCAATCAGGTGGATTGATCGCCGCCCTGCCTACCCTGGCCGCGCTTGCTCTGGGGGCACAGCGACTATTGCCGCTTGTGCAGAAAATTTATCTGGCCTGGGCACAGTACACCGGTAACTTCAATGTCTTCGAAGATGTGCTCGCTGCCCTGAACCTGCCCACGCGCATTCCGGCAGGCACTCCCAGCGCCAGCATCCCCCTCGAGCAAGAAATCACGCTGGAAGGCCTCCATTTCCGCTACACGCCAACCGAACCGGAAGTGCTTGCTGACATCAACCTTTCGATTCCCAAGGGCAGTCGCGTTGGCATCGTCGGGAAAACCGGCAGCGGCAAGTCCACCCTCATGGATATCCTGATGGGGTTGCTCGAACCCACCAGCGGAAAAATCAAGATCGATGGAAAAGCCATAGATCAGAAAAACCGAACGGCCTGGCAAGCCCACATCAGCCACGTACCCCAGCACATCTACTTGTCCGACGCCACCATCGCCGAAAACATCGCGCTTGGCATCGCCCCGAATGCCATCGATCACGATCGCGTCCGCCGTGCCGCCCGCCAGGCACAGATTGCAGATTTCATTGAAACGCACCGTCAGGGCTACGAGACCCGGGTCGGCGAACGCGGCATTCAACTCTCCGGCGGCCAGCGCCAGCGGATCGGCATTGCACGCGCGCTGTACAAGGAGGCCGACGTACTGGTCTTCGACGAAGCCAGCAGCGCGCTGGACACGCAGACTGAAACGGCGGTGATGGACGCGATTGCGCTGCTCGATTCCGAGCTAACCGTTTTCATCATCGCCCACAGGGTCGAGACATTGAGAGAGTGCGACCTGATCATCCGAATGGAGCAGGGGCGATTAGTCGCGGCGGGCACCTATGGGGAGGTGCTGGGCGATTATCCAGAATTTGACCTGTGCAATAGCAGCTAA
- a CDS encoding acyltransferase, translated as MSNRFNRVSAWNILRRRSQEAGAVVSTLAGQLNAWLAGVDLGKGCKFYGRTTFQKAHDASMQFGDGCSFRSSSRANLIGINRPCIVSAQKGARLVVGANCGFSGTVIGCFSEITVGNHVRCGANTTITDGDWHQSDKRSGAHTPVIIEDNVWLGLSVIVLKGVTIGANSVIGAGSVVTQSIPSNVIAAGNPCRSLKEIRCG; from the coding sequence ATGAGCAATCGGTTCAACAGAGTGTCTGCCTGGAACATCCTCCGGCGCCGTTCCCAAGAAGCAGGAGCCGTTGTGTCGACACTTGCCGGCCAACTAAACGCATGGCTAGCTGGAGTAGATTTAGGCAAGGGCTGTAAATTTTACGGGCGTACAACGTTCCAGAAAGCTCATGACGCCTCCATGCAATTTGGGGATGGATGCTCGTTCAGGTCTTCTTCCCGCGCCAACCTGATCGGGATCAATCGCCCCTGCATCGTCTCCGCACAGAAGGGGGCTAGGCTTGTGGTAGGCGCAAACTGCGGATTCAGCGGCACAGTCATTGGTTGCTTCTCCGAGATTACGGTCGGCAATCATGTCCGGTGCGGTGCAAATACAACGATAACTGATGGCGATTGGCACCAGAGCGATAAACGCTCTGGTGCGCATACACCTGTGATCATTGAAGACAATGTTTGGCTTGGTCTAAGTGTAATCGTCCTGAAAGGCGTAACCATAGGCGCGAATAGCGTAATTGGTGCCGGCAGCGTAGTAACGCAGTCAATACCTTCAAATGTAATAGCAGCGGGGAATCCCTGTCGTAGTCTAAAGGAAATAAGGTGCGGATAA
- a CDS encoding glycosyltransferase codes for MITVLRLFGKKVVLELNEYPYSAEGSRLTRLPFVRPLLRQFVFRAIFPIAPNFIVISKALEHLVATRAPKAATLQVPILAEDRPVQVPWPDIDKNDIYIFHAGTLSEQKDGIYAVFKAFTRAHHELFERHSVRLKFLLTNNMTQPELWARINELLVRNNVEDYVAVTGFCSDDELDQYLRGALALIVNKPKNLQNDHNFPTKLTKYLASGRPVILAAEKTEANRFLDDKVNAITVAPNDSTAISEALVHCFENPAAAREIGQAGSAVCEERFFYARHAQRLSEFMHSL; via the coding sequence ATGATCACGGTCCTCAGATTATTCGGAAAAAAAGTGGTGCTTGAGCTTAATGAATATCCTTATTCCGCAGAGGGTAGCAGATTAACCCGCCTTCCCTTCGTTCGGCCGCTTCTCCGACAGTTTGTGTTCAGGGCAATATTTCCGATCGCTCCTAATTTCATTGTGATTTCGAAAGCGCTCGAACACTTAGTTGCAACACGAGCCCCAAAAGCCGCTACGCTTCAGGTGCCAATTCTTGCTGAGGACCGCCCCGTGCAGGTCCCTTGGCCTGATATCGATAAGAACGATATCTACATTTTTCATGCAGGAACGTTGTCCGAGCAAAAAGATGGAATTTATGCCGTTTTTAAGGCATTCACAAGAGCACACCATGAGTTATTTGAGCGGCATTCGGTTCGATTGAAATTTCTTCTGACCAATAACATGACGCAGCCAGAGCTTTGGGCCCGCATCAATGAACTCTTGGTACGCAATAATGTCGAGGATTATGTGGCTGTCACCGGATTTTGCTCCGATGATGAACTGGACCAGTATCTGCGGGGCGCACTTGCGCTTATAGTCAACAAACCGAAAAATCTTCAGAACGATCACAATTTTCCCACCAAACTAACGAAATACCTCGCATCAGGAAGGCCTGTGATTCTTGCCGCAGAAAAAACGGAGGCTAATCGTTTCTTAGACGACAAAGTTAACGCTATCACTGTTGCGCCCAACGACTCTACTGCAATTTCAGAGGCGTTGGTCCACTGTTTCGAAAACCCCGCCGCGGCTCGTGAAATCGGGCAAGCTGGTTCTGCGGTTTGCGAAGAAAGGTTTTTCTACGCCCGGCATGCGCAACGGCTATCAGAATTTATGCATAGCCTTTAG
- a CDS encoding glycosyltransferase family 4 protein, giving the protein MRVLWFVNTPFTGSQIGAHIAGGRGGWLSNLAGLIREDVDLSVAFVDPYANPRNKTGGITAYAIRPSFWKARLLARSLVNFRSIHEFKISQLTDIIDISEPDVVHIHGTEKGYIGLLDPDLGREAPIMVSFQGVMSSFAEISISSYDRKFLRAFWHDRGGRLASLLPKRLIGEMRLAREQAKRERRFIQFARFVDGRTRFDREVAGVLAPNAHYFHIDRVLRRPFYAQRWNPDSLSFDVAISTLSDSLRKGFDLVAAAARLILRVRPNFKWRIAGLTENSMSVRAARRLLGKDYPEDCFDFQGKLGPEALAESLCGASVFVLPSYAENSPNSLAEAQILGVPCVANDVGGVSTYIDNHKTGVLVPPGDALALAGSILSMLNDPGRAIGLAAAGRRVALERHDAGRIKKQILNAYETVMSDSPISGDARRHNEGG; this is encoded by the coding sequence GTGAGAGTACTTTGGTTTGTCAATACCCCATTTACCGGATCTCAAATCGGAGCGCATATCGCTGGTGGTCGGGGCGGATGGCTTAGCAATCTTGCCGGATTGATTCGCGAGGACGTTGACCTGAGCGTCGCCTTTGTCGATCCATACGCTAATCCGCGAAATAAGACGGGCGGTATTACTGCCTATGCGATCCGGCCGAGCTTTTGGAAGGCGCGCTTATTAGCTCGGTCGCTGGTAAATTTCCGATCTATACACGAATTCAAGATTAGTCAGCTGACGGATATTATAGACATTTCAGAACCGGATGTGGTGCATATTCATGGTACAGAGAAAGGCTATATTGGCCTTCTCGATCCTGACCTCGGACGAGAGGCGCCGATTATGGTCTCTTTCCAGGGAGTCATGAGTAGTTTTGCTGAGATTTCCATTAGCAGCTATGACCGAAAGTTTCTTCGAGCATTTTGGCATGATCGAGGCGGCCGTTTGGCATCGCTATTACCCAAGCGTCTTATTGGTGAAATGCGGCTTGCAAGGGAGCAGGCTAAGCGCGAGCGGCGTTTTATTCAGTTTGCCCGGTTCGTGGATGGTAGGACGCGTTTTGATCGAGAGGTCGCAGGGGTGCTGGCACCAAATGCGCATTATTTTCACATCGACCGAGTCCTGCGCCGGCCCTTTTACGCTCAACGCTGGAACCCAGATTCCTTATCATTTGATGTTGCGATTTCGACGCTCAGTGATTCCCTAAGAAAAGGTTTTGACTTGGTAGCGGCGGCAGCGCGATTAATTCTCAGGGTTAGGCCGAACTTCAAGTGGCGAATCGCCGGGCTCACGGAAAACTCGATGAGTGTAAGAGCTGCGCGCAGACTGCTGGGAAAGGACTACCCCGAAGACTGCTTTGATTTTCAGGGGAAGCTGGGCCCGGAGGCCCTTGCAGAGTCGCTCTGCGGCGCATCTGTCTTTGTTCTTCCCTCTTACGCCGAAAATAGCCCAAATTCATTGGCCGAAGCGCAAATTCTTGGCGTTCCGTGCGTCGCAAATGATGTTGGTGGCGTTTCTACTTATATCGACAACCATAAGACGGGTGTCTTGGTTCCTCCAGGTGACGCGCTGGCACTGGCCGGGTCTATCCTTTCGATGCTGAATGATCCTGGCCGCGCTATCGGATTGGCCGCCGCTGGGCGGCGTGTTGCGCTCGAGCGACACGACGCAGGTCGGATCAAGAAACAAATTCTCAACGCTTATGAAACTGTGATGTCGGATTCGCCGATATCCGGAGACGCCCGCCGGCACAATGAAGGTGGGTGA
- a CDS encoding FkbM family methyltransferase, which translates to MCFAFINRAMIGRFRRGIENRLDTLAVEYLVPQCTIKEGDIVIDIGANIGEFTRYCCEHRGARVVAIEPENACEAALRINLKGLDAIYSNEALWCEDAELLLYHSHASNDTTLIEPVTYDFSETIRVVTLDGLMSRLDTGWEQPIDTIKLVKIEAEGAEPEIIAGGSATLARTHYVAVDCGPERGLKQESTLLPVVNALLRLGFRFVGFRARRMVVLMKNDALENR; encoded by the coding sequence ATGTGTTTTGCTTTCATTAATCGGGCAATGATCGGACGCTTTCGCAGAGGAATTGAAAACCGCCTGGATACGCTGGCAGTCGAGTATCTTGTGCCGCAATGCACCATTAAAGAAGGCGACATCGTCATCGATATTGGCGCCAATATAGGGGAATTCACCAGATACTGTTGTGAACACCGGGGAGCTCGAGTTGTCGCGATTGAGCCAGAAAATGCGTGTGAAGCCGCACTAAGGATTAATCTCAAGGGTCTTGACGCTATCTATTCAAACGAAGCGCTATGGTGTGAGGATGCCGAATTGTTGCTCTATCATAGTCACGCGTCGAATGACACCACGCTGATCGAGCCGGTAACCTACGATTTCTCTGAAACCATACGCGTGGTTACGCTTGACGGATTGATGTCTCGGCTTGATACTGGGTGGGAACAGCCTATTGACACGATAAAACTCGTTAAAATTGAGGCTGAAGGCGCAGAGCCGGAAATTATCGCCGGAGGCTCCGCCACACTCGCACGTACCCATTATGTGGCAGTGGACTGCGGACCAGAGCGAGGGCTAAAGCAAGAATCCACGCTGTTGCCGGTTGTGAATGCGCTTTTGCGTCTTGGTTTTCGCTTTGTGGGCTTTAGGGCGCGACGGATGGTTGTTTTAATGAAAAATGACGCTTTAGAGAATCGGTAA
- a CDS encoding CapA family protein: MMKALVVGDFSPQGRLANLHNQSPKNVFGSFLSTITGADLAILNLEAPLCEPIKPIVKTGPSLHASPEIASFIADSGFGLACLANNHIMDYGPEGLAETIATLDQAGIPGIGAGDGYETAVKPFFADLGCQRIAILNFAENEWSTTHGDEPGACPIDPIRNFAAIQSSRQQADYVLVITHGGHECYNLPSPAMQDLFRFYVDSGADAVVNHHTHCTSGFEIYQGKLIFYSAGNFLFDSAQRREGLWTKGMAVELVFDKKGLCFRLHHFDQCTESELFRVVDEEESERRNQYLDTLNQTIGNPDALAEKFNEMISDRRQLYQAYLEPRMPRIIGAAQRRGWLPSLLSRRHRTLLLNLVRCESHREIVLELLKRDAGHTR; this comes from the coding sequence GTGATGAAAGCGCTTGTGGTCGGCGACTTTAGTCCACAGGGGCGCTTGGCTAATCTGCACAATCAATCGCCCAAAAATGTTTTCGGTAGTTTCTTGTCGACCATCACAGGAGCAGATCTGGCAATCCTGAACCTGGAAGCGCCTTTATGTGAGCCGATCAAGCCGATAGTCAAGACCGGACCTTCCTTGCACGCCAGTCCCGAGATCGCAAGCTTTATTGCTGATTCTGGATTCGGATTGGCGTGCCTTGCCAATAATCACATAATGGATTACGGCCCGGAGGGACTTGCGGAAACCATTGCCACATTGGATCAGGCCGGTATTCCAGGAATTGGGGCTGGGGATGGCTATGAAACAGCGGTGAAACCCTTCTTTGCTGACCTCGGTTGTCAACGCATTGCTATTTTGAATTTCGCCGAAAACGAATGGAGCACCACGCACGGGGACGAACCAGGAGCTTGCCCTATCGACCCTATTCGAAACTTCGCCGCGATCCAGTCTTCGCGTCAACAGGCTGATTATGTACTGGTTATCACGCACGGCGGCCATGAATGCTACAACTTGCCTAGCCCGGCCATGCAGGATCTCTTTAGATTTTATGTAGACTCTGGCGCAGATGCGGTAGTTAATCATCACACCCACTGTACTAGTGGCTTTGAAATCTATCAAGGCAAGCTGATTTTTTACTCGGCTGGGAACTTCCTTTTTGACAGTGCCCAGCGCCGAGAGGGTCTATGGACTAAAGGAATGGCTGTAGAATTGGTATTTGATAAAAAGGGTTTATGCTTCCGGCTCCATCATTTTGATCAATGTACCGAAAGTGAGCTGTTTCGGGTGGTAGATGAAGAGGAAAGCGAAAGACGCAACCAGTATCTCGATACCCTCAATCAGACCATAGGGAATCCGGACGCTTTGGCCGAAAAATTCAACGAAATGATTAGCGATCGAAGACAGTTGTATCAAGCCTATCTCGAGCCGAGAATGCCACGCATAATTGGGGCCGCCCAGCGACGCGGTTGGTTGCCCAGCTTGCTCAGTCGCCGTCACCGCACTCTATTACTGAACCTCGTGCGATGCGAGTCGCATCGAGAGATCGTTCTTGAGCTTCTGAAGCGCGATGCTGGCCATACACGATAG
- a CDS encoding glycosyltransferase: protein MSGTSRSSKNNGRNVCFICISLRPGGTERVVARAANYLTQDSEVTILLLSRASTFYKLNPNVTLVQPKFAGLKEVGWKWPFKVLIYLWRAISAVKPAVILCFGEAIAPLIVVVARLNRIPVIVFNRASPLSSLRGVRGLINPLIYPMARFVVVQTKRAADLLRPRYRFCRFEVFPNPISLPDKVPPTNQREIRVINVGSLGGKKNQKALMRIFANVKVESNWILEFVGDGPDRKLLEQCAKRLNLDQVVRFIGQRDDVETLLAESSIFAFTSLTEGFPNALAEAMAAGCACISYDCPTGPAELIEHGVNGFLVESGNEVEYTRFLQRLMDEPELRALFSHNARESMRRFEAGAVLARLEGMIEEVARQAQGSRRKVQRKS from the coding sequence ATGTCGGGAACTAGCAGAAGCTCCAAGAATAACGGCAGGAACGTGTGCTTTATTTGTATATCATTGCGGCCTGGGGGAACCGAGAGAGTCGTCGCTCGCGCCGCGAACTATCTGACCCAGGACAGCGAAGTCACTATACTCCTCCTTAGTAGAGCCTCCACTTTCTATAAGCTCAACCCCAACGTTACATTGGTGCAGCCAAAATTTGCAGGCTTAAAAGAAGTTGGCTGGAAATGGCCTTTTAAAGTATTAATTTATCTTTGGCGTGCGATCTCTGCTGTTAAACCAGCGGTTATACTGTGCTTCGGTGAAGCGATCGCACCGCTGATTGTTGTCGTTGCACGGCTGAACCGAATACCTGTCATTGTTTTCAATCGTGCAAGTCCGCTAAGTAGCCTACGCGGCGTACGTGGATTGATTAACCCCTTGATCTATCCAATGGCCCGTTTCGTTGTAGTTCAGACTAAGCGTGCGGCAGATTTATTACGGCCTAGATATCGATTTTGCCGCTTTGAGGTATTCCCAAATCCGATATCGCTTCCGGACAAGGTGCCTCCAACCAACCAGCGCGAAATCCGTGTGATCAATGTCGGCAGCCTTGGTGGAAAAAAAAATCAAAAAGCGCTGATGCGAATTTTCGCTAACGTGAAGGTCGAGTCAAACTGGATTCTGGAGTTTGTGGGCGACGGGCCAGATAGAAAACTACTAGAACAATGTGCTAAACGCCTAAATCTTGATCAAGTCGTTCGATTTATTGGGCAACGCGATGACGTCGAGACGCTGCTTGCGGAAAGTTCGATATTTGCCTTTACTTCACTTACTGAGGGGTTTCCCAACGCTCTAGCCGAGGCGATGGCTGCCGGATGTGCATGCATCAGCTACGACTGCCCGACCGGACCAGCTGAGCTGATCGAACATGGCGTCAACGGTTTCCTGGTCGAATCGGGTAACGAAGTGGAGTATACCCGCTTTCTTCAGCGCTTGATGGACGAGCCTGAGCTACGTGCACTATTCTCGCACAACGCCCGGGAGTCGATGAGGCGATTTGAGGCAGGTGCCGTGTTGGCGAGATTGGAAGGGATGATCGAGGAAGTTGCACGGCAGGCACAAGGCTCAAGGCGCAAGGTGCAAAGAAAATCGTGA
- a CDS encoding glycosyltransferase family 4 protein — protein MRLMINTSVVRFGGATQVAASLIEECRRFDQNEYHVVLGTGVGTILKRADFPENFVFHDMAFGVMGLGNLGRVQREMAALEQKIEPDCVVTTSGPAYWRSSAPHLMGYNLPLYIYPESPYVRTLGMARRTRLAARKWLHCRFFRRDADALIVQTDDVNQRLRRLLGTEKVYTVTNTHNGWYEQPAEYPPRLPARRSGTFRFLTLTSYYPHKNLELIPQVIRALPGDLRARTEFVLTLTDAKYRERIWSEIPAQVKLTGPVPPSECPSLYEECDALFLPTLAECFSASYPEAMKMEKPIITTDLGFARSICQDAALYFQPCNANSAARQAARLIQDPVLQGELRERGRCRLSDFDTPAQRADKILSICEDLVVERSGKADVKSLGA, from the coding sequence ATGCGCCTGATGATCAACACCTCTGTCGTGCGCTTCGGCGGTGCAACTCAAGTCGCAGCGTCTTTGATCGAGGAGTGCCGCCGATTCGATCAGAATGAGTACCATGTAGTTCTCGGGACCGGCGTGGGTACGATTCTGAAACGGGCTGATTTCCCTGAGAATTTCGTCTTTCATGACATGGCCTTTGGGGTAATGGGGCTGGGTAATCTTGGGCGCGTACAGCGTGAAATGGCAGCTCTTGAACAGAAGATCGAACCGGATTGTGTCGTGACCACTTCGGGGCCGGCATACTGGCGCAGCAGTGCGCCGCATTTGATGGGTTACAACTTGCCCTTGTATATCTACCCGGAATCTCCTTATGTTCGTACGCTAGGTATGGCCAGGCGGACACGGCTGGCGGCGCGTAAATGGCTGCATTGTCGCTTTTTCAGGCGCGACGCCGATGCGCTGATCGTTCAAACTGATGATGTGAACCAGCGGCTTCGGCGGCTACTGGGAACTGAAAAGGTGTACACGGTCACCAATACCCACAATGGCTGGTATGAGCAACCGGCTGAATACCCGCCGCGGCTGCCCGCGCGAAGATCCGGCACTTTTCGTTTCCTGACTCTGACCAGCTACTACCCGCACAAGAATCTTGAACTGATTCCGCAGGTCATCCGCGCTTTGCCCGGAGATTTGCGCGCGAGAACGGAATTCGTGCTCACCCTCACCGACGCCAAGTACCGAGAGCGGATCTGGTCCGAAATCCCCGCACAGGTGAAACTCACCGGGCCGGTACCCCCTTCGGAGTGCCCATCGCTCTACGAGGAATGCGATGCATTGTTCCTTCCTACCTTGGCTGAGTGCTTTTCGGCCTCCTATCCGGAGGCGATGAAGATGGAAAAGCCGATCATCACGACCGACTTGGGCTTCGCCCGCAGTATTTGCCAGGATGCCGCTCTGTATTTCCAGCCCTGTAATGCGAACTCAGCGGCCAGGCAGGCTGCCCGACTGATCCAGGATCCGGTCCTGCAGGGCGAACTTCGGGAACGCGGGCGATGCCGTCTTTCCGACTTCGACACCCCGGCACAACGCGCCGATAAGATCTTGTCAATCTGCGAAGACCTGGTAGTCGAGCGCAGCGGAAAGGCCGATGTGAAGAGCCTGGGCGCATGA
- a CDS encoding glycosyltransferase family 4 protein: MILNQAANYLTVGFANAFNRKFESVTLITGSVHVQGEELDDDIRVHTINRWHERPALKKALSYALGLLRMWWLLMIRYRRHEVLFVSVPPMGYLLNLVLPHRFSMVIWDIYPDTLRITGMRESHPIYRIWARLNRRSFGKAYRLYTISEVMADALSKYVDRERLVIQPIWSIFQGDERIPVDRNRFLKELVLGKRFIVQYSGNIGLTHNVELLVDIAERLHDRPDILFQIIGRGPREPCIRRLVDERGLSNVQMLPFQSDEMFPHSLSAADLGVVILNDRVSQGSVPSKAFNLMSFGVPSLYVSSPDSQLARYAEKYGHARCLSHEQLDEIVDFIIEIASQPDLRETMSERAMLAAEDFRRDNADRFATAYFQEPAQAT, encoded by the coding sequence GTGATCCTCAACCAGGCCGCCAACTACCTCACGGTCGGCTTCGCCAATGCCTTCAATCGGAAGTTCGAATCAGTCACGCTGATCACCGGCAGCGTCCACGTGCAGGGCGAAGAGCTCGACGACGACATCCGAGTGCACACGATCAACCGCTGGCATGAGCGTCCGGCTCTAAAGAAAGCCCTGTCCTACGCTTTGGGACTGCTGCGTATGTGGTGGCTGCTGATGATTCGCTACCGGCGCCACGAGGTGCTTTTTGTCTCGGTTCCGCCCATGGGCTACTTACTGAACCTGGTCCTACCGCACCGTTTCAGCATGGTGATCTGGGACATTTACCCAGACACTCTCCGCATTACCGGCATGAGGGAGTCGCATCCGATCTACCGCATTTGGGCCCGGCTTAACCGTCGCTCGTTTGGCAAGGCTTATCGTCTATACACCATCAGCGAGGTGATGGCGGATGCACTATCAAAGTATGTTGACCGCGAGCGACTCGTAATCCAGCCGATCTGGTCCATCTTCCAGGGTGACGAACGGATACCAGTGGATCGCAATCGATTCCTCAAGGAACTGGTCCTCGGGAAACGCTTCATCGTGCAGTATTCGGGGAACATAGGCCTCACACACAATGTCGAGCTGTTGGTCGACATTGCCGAACGGCTGCACGATCGACCCGATATCCTTTTCCAGATCATTGGCCGAGGCCCACGGGAGCCGTGCATTCGGCGGCTGGTCGATGAACGCGGGCTTTCAAACGTGCAGATGCTGCCGTTTCAATCGGACGAGATGTTTCCGCACTCGCTGTCGGCTGCTGATCTTGGCGTAGTTATTCTCAACGACCGCGTCAGCCAGGGCTCGGTGCCGAGTAAGGCATTCAACCTGATGAGTTTCGGTGTGCCTTCGCTTTACGTCTCTTCCCCAGACAGCCAGTTGGCGCGCTACGCGGAGAAGTACGGCCATGCCCGCTGTCTCAGCCACGAGCAGCTCGACGAGATCGTTGACTTTATTATCGAGATAGCTTCCCAACCCGACCTTCGCGAAACCATGAGTGAGCGGGCGATGTTGGCCGCTGAGGATTTCCGGCGGGACAATGCAGATCGTTTTGCCACAGCCTATTTCCAGGAACCTGCACAAGCCACATGA